Proteins found in one Halobaculum sp. MBLA0147 genomic segment:
- a CDS encoding MBL fold metallo-hydrolase, which translates to MRVTLLGTGDTTGTPTVGCDCDTCVAARERGVERSRFSVHVANERTGESLLLDCSPDFRRQFLDNDVALPDAAVVTHVHFDHLDGVGNFYRLVDNLPVYAADETDPETGSSVADTVRSKYDYLDRVTVRDATPLETTRICGLDVTLVPVDHPPLVCYGVVVEDPETGAKLSLTGDTSYDVPEASRERLAEPDLLLADAIVPASLCEYHPLGGTHHGSDGTPYTFGTKHMTREGALALASELDADRTRLVHVAHFYPVEEAFEEPLAVDGETYDL; encoded by the coding sequence ATGCGTGTCACACTCCTCGGGACGGGCGACACGACGGGGACGCCCACCGTCGGGTGTGACTGTGACACCTGCGTGGCCGCTCGCGAGCGCGGCGTCGAACGCTCGCGGTTCTCCGTCCACGTCGCCAACGAGCGCACCGGCGAGTCGCTGCTGCTCGACTGTTCGCCGGACTTCCGCCGGCAGTTCCTCGACAACGACGTGGCGCTCCCGGACGCGGCGGTCGTCACGCACGTCCACTTCGACCACCTCGACGGCGTCGGGAACTTCTACCGGCTCGTCGACAACCTCCCGGTGTACGCCGCCGACGAGACGGACCCCGAGACCGGGTCGTCCGTCGCCGACACGGTCCGCTCGAAGTACGACTACCTCGACCGCGTGACCGTCCGGGACGCCACACCGCTGGAGACGACTCGGATCTGCGGGCTCGACGTGACCCTGGTCCCGGTCGACCACCCGCCGCTCGTCTGTTACGGCGTCGTCGTCGAGGACCCCGAGACCGGCGCGAAGCTGTCGTTGACGGGCGACACCAGCTACGACGTCCCCGAGGCGTCGCGGGAGCGGCTGGCGGAACCGGACCTGCTGTTGGCCGACGCCATCGTCCCGGCGTCGCTGTGCGAGTACCACCCGCTGGGCGGTACACACCACGGGTCCGACGGGACACCGTACACCTTCGGGACGAAACACATGACCCGGGAGGGCGCACTCGCGCTCGCCTCGGAGTTGGACGCCGACCGGACACGGCTCGTCCACGTCGCGCACTTCTACCCCGTCGAGGAGGCGTTCGAGGAGCCGCTCGCAGTCGACGGCGAGACGTACGACCTGTAG